Genomic DNA from Oscillatoria sp. FACHB-1406:
GCGATAGGTCTTTCTCCCACCGGACTCCACACTTTTCTGAGAATCGGTTTTAAGCCGACCCTATGTTCATCAAAAAACCAGACATCTATTTCTGCTTCTGGTTTTTCAAGTTGTTGGTCAGTTAATAAAGGTTTTTTCCCTCCTCTAACTCTTAAAGTCTTATTTTTTAAGTTTTTGACCCCTTCTTCGCCAGTAAATGCCATCTTCTTGATTCTACTGGGTCTTGATTTTTCAAATATTTACTTTTCAGTTCATCTGAACTAAAGTGAGGGGCTATATAAGCTTTTTTGGACATTTTTAGGGATTTAAATGATTTTAATTTAATCTTATCCTTGTTCGTAGGTCTTGACAACCGGATTTGGTAGAAATCCGAATTTAAACTCGATCTTATATCTCGAAGTTACGGTCTGCTATAGGCTTTTATAAAAAGTTTATAAAATAGCGAAAGTTGAGGACTCTGACTCGTTTGAGGTGCATAATCTTGAGTTGAGTAAGAACAATTAGTTGGCAGAACTTAAAGGCGATTTCTAGGCATACCCGAACGGTTCAAACGATTCCACGATTTGTTATTCGTGAATTCAAACCGCTCTCTAAATTAGAAATAAAGCTGGAGAAACTTTAAAATAATCGCCTAGTTTTTGAGCATGGGTTTTACCGATCTCTCGCTTGCCATGAATCACCTCAGAAATAATTCCACTAGAACCAAATATTCCGAGTAAATCGGTTTCTCTGAGATTATTAGATTCCATTAAATGCAGTAAGCGGCTTCGAGGAGTTGATAAGTTTTGAAGGGGGTACTGCTCGGACTCAAATTTCTCAATTAAGATGACAAACAAGTCAAGCACCCGCTCTTCTTCTGGGGTTACATCCGCTTTGTGCATTAAAGCTTCAACAAGCGTTAATGCTCTTTGGTATTCCACTTCGGTTTGAATCGGTTGCGGAACAACTTCTACCAGTAAATTGATATAGGTATTACGATCGAAAGTAAGGGTCATTTTTCCAGCGCTCCTTGTCATACTCGGCGTGGGTCAAAAAATATTTGAAATAGATAATTTGCCTGCGATAATTAATAGAAACAATCAATCGATAATTATTGCCTTTAATGTTAAATACGGTAAAGTTTCCTACCGCTTCGGCTAAAGTATAGGTTTGTTGAACTTCGACTAAACTTTGCCAATTGGAGACTTTAACGATCGCGTACCAGTCTTCTATCTGCGTGGAAACGTCGGGAAATCGAGCGGCAGCTTCGCGCAATCGACTGATAGCAATCAGGTGCATTTGAGAAAACAAGAGAAATCCCTCTCAATTCTCTCATTTTGAGGAATTGCTGTCAAGGGAAAATTTGACTCTTTCTGACAGACTATTGAAAGGAATTTTGAACCCGTTTTAACAGTTATAATTTCAAACTAAAATTGATTTCATAGCTTCCCATTCCTGCAACGCCTGCTTCCTTTCCACCCCCCAACGATACCCCGATAAACTGCCATCGCTTCGCACTACCCGATGGCAGGGAATAGCCACGGCAATCGGATTGGCAGCACAGGCAGAAGCAACGGCGCGAACGGCTTGCGGCGAACCAATTTTGCGGGCAATTTCTGCGTAAGTTGCTGTCGTACCGAAGGGAATTTCTTGCAAGGCTTGCCAAACGCGCTGTTGAAAGGCGGTTCCGCGCGCGTCGAGGGGTAAGTCTAACCCCAAGGCGGGCGCTTCGACGAAACCGATAACGCGGGCGATGTGGCACTCAAATTTAGCATCTCCGCCGATTAATTCGGCGCGGGGAAAGCGTTGTTCGAGGTTGTGGAGGAGGGGTTCGGGTGCATCGCCGAGAAAGATGGCGCAAATGCCTTTTTCGGTTTGGGCGACGAGAATCGAACCGAGGGAACATTCGCCGATGGCGAAGTAGATTTGCAGGTGTTCGCCGCCGGTGCGGTATTGGGTGGGTGTCATGCCTAAAATTTCGGGGTAGGTTTCGTAGAAGCGACTGCTGGCGTTGAATCCAGCTTCGTAAATTGCTGCGGTGACGGTACTGTTGCTCGGGAGTTGGGTTTGCAGGCGTTGGGTGCGATGCGCGATCGCGTAATCTCTCGGGGTGACTCCCGCGATCGCTTTGAAGGTACGATGGAGATGCGAGGGACTCCATCCAACGCTGCGGGCTAATTCTTCTAAGTTAGGAATTGTTTCACGGGATGCAATTTCGCGGCAGACTCGAGCGATACAAGCGGTTTGCCGTTCGTACAATGAAGGTTGGTTGGGCGTGCAGCGCTGGCAAGCCCGAAATCCCGC
This window encodes:
- a CDS encoding transcriptional regulator; the protein is MTLTFDRNTYINLLVEVVPQPIQTEVEYQRALTLVEALMHKADVTPEEERVLDLFVILIEKFESEQYPLQNLSTPRSRLLHLMESNNLRETDLLGIFGSSGIISEVIHGKREIGKTHAQKLGDYFKVSPALFLI
- a CDS encoding type II toxin-antitoxin system HigB family toxin yields the protein MFSQMHLIAISRLREAAARFPDVSTQIEDWYAIVKVSNWQSLVEVQQTYTLAEAVGNFTVFNIKGNNYRLIVSINYRRQIIYFKYFLTHAEYDKERWKNDPYFRS
- the ada gene encoding bifunctional DNA-binding transcriptional regulator/O6-methylguanine-DNA methyltransferase Ada; its protein translation is MLESDFRWQAIVKRDRAFDERFVYSVKTTRIYCRPSCPARQPKRQNVQFYSTAAAAERAGFRACQRCTPNQPSLYERQTACIARVCREIASRETIPNLEELARSVGWSPSHLHRTFKAIAGVTPRDYAIAHRTQRLQTQLPSNSTVTAAIYEAGFNASSRFYETYPEILGMTPTQYRTGGEHLQIYFAIGECSLGSILVAQTEKGICAIFLGDAPEPLLHNLEQRFPRAELIGGDAKFECHIARVIGFVEAPALGLDLPLDARGTAFQQRVWQALQEIPFGTTATYAEIARKIGSPQAVRAVASACAANPIAVAIPCHRVVRSDGSLSGYRWGVERKQALQEWEAMKSILV